The sequence below is a genomic window from Sphingobium sp. EP60837.
GACAGAGCGCGGGCTTCGGCTGACGCGCGAGAAGGTCGATGCGCTGGAAGCGATCGATATCGCCGCTATGGCCGAGGACGAGGCGAAGAAGCTGAAGCGCGAGCTGCGCTATTGGCGCACGCGGCTGGCGACGGCGGAGTTGCGACCGGCGCCGGATGGCAGAGCCGTGGCGTTTGGCGCGCGCGTTACTTATCGGCTGAATGGCCGAACCAAGACCGTCGCCATAGTCGGTGACGACGAAGCTGATCCTAATGAAGGGCGGATCAGCTTCTCTTCGCCA
It includes:
- a CDS encoding GreA/GreB family elongation factor, with protein sequence MSVAFRRESDEEHLEPTFEIPLPLGPNWVTERGLRLTREKVDALEAIDIAAMAEDEAKKLKRELRYWRTRLATAELRPAPDGRAVAFGARVTYRLNGRTKTVAIVGDDEADPNEGRISFSSPLARAMMNAEVGELLDFGGKADAVEILSIDPIQEG